One region of Drosophila kikkawai strain 14028-0561.14 chromosome 2R, DkikHiC1v2, whole genome shotgun sequence genomic DNA includes:
- the LOC138927983 gene encoding chymotrypsin-like protease CTRL-1 — translation KVSLGVHNSNDLHSSRIYKVDRFLKHWSYVRSSEGSDIGLLKLARKVEFTANIRPICILTDSKIKVDRVSWFLAIGWGKTEPDGDTSNILQTKIIERRDKSECDCLDSQICTVAESGTICYGDSGGPVVLELKIKQKSRYVQLGVSSYVTDHCSKHGVFTDILSHSMWIQFLVGRHTPNDS, via the exons AAAGTCAGCTTGGGTGTGCACAACAGCAATGATCTACATTCCTCCAGGATTTACAAGGTAGACAGGTTCTTGAAGCACTGGAGTTATGTTAGGTCTTCGGAAGGCAGCGACATAGGCTTGTTGAAGCTGGCAAGAAAGGTGGAGTTCACAG CTAACATCAGACCCATCTGCATTTTAACAGACTCAAAAATAAAGGTGGACCGAGTTTCTTGGTTTTTGGCAATTGGCTGGGGCAAAACCGAACCAGATGGCGATACGAGTAATATCCTCCAAACCAAAATCATTGAGAGGAGAGACAAGAGCGAGTGCGACTGCCTCGATTCGCAGATATGCACGGTGGCCGAAAGCGGAACCATTTGTTATGGAGACTCCGGTGGACCCGTGGTCTTGGAGCTTAAGATCAAACAAAAGAGTCGCTACGTCCAGCTCGGTGTCAGCAGCTATGTCACGGATCATTGCAGTAAACATGGTGTTTTCACAGATATCCTGAGTCACAGCATGTGGATACAGTTTCTTGTGGGAAGGCATACACCCAACGATTCATAG